The proteins below come from a single Dehalococcoidia bacterium genomic window:
- the hypA gene encoding hydrogenase maturation nickel metallochaperone HypA: MHELAITQGLIDLVLEHARKSGAKKVLRVNVVAGELSGYVDECMQFYYEQLSKGTIAEDAKLFFKRVPTQGRCRDCGHEFTIKKLDWICPECHKKNVQLLKGMELFVESIEVD, from the coding sequence ATGCATGAATTAGCAATAACCCAGGGCCTGATAGACCTCGTTCTGGAGCACGCCAGGAAGTCCGGGGCTAAGAAGGTTTTGAGAGTCAATGTGGTCGCCGGAGAACTAAGCGGCTATGTCGATGAATGTATGCAGTTCTATTATGAGCAGCTCAGCAAAGGGACCATCGCCGAGGACGCTAAACTGTTTTTCAAACGCGTGCCTACTCAGGGTCGCTGCCGCGACTGCGGCCACGAGTTCACAATCAAGAAACTGGACTGGATATGCCCGGAATGCCATAAAAAAAACGTTCAGCTTTTAAAGGGCATGGAGTTGTTCGTGGAAAGCATTGAGGTGGACTGA
- the hypB gene encoding hydrogenase nickel incorporation protein HypB gives MEIKVLKDILSANDRIALENRKLLDSKNVLAINVMASPGAGKTSVILQTIASLKDKIRIGVIEGDVSSSVDADRIAQENVPVLQINTGGECHLDANMIKRALNEIPLDDIDVLFIENIGNLICTAEFKIGAHKNLVIASVPEGDDKPLKYPLMFTIADVILVNKIDLLPYSKFDTEAYRKSVTGLNDKVEIFEISCATGQGLEEWLGWVRHTAAEIASSDSL, from the coding sequence ATGGAAATCAAGGTTTTAAAGGATATACTCAGCGCCAACGACCGTATCGCACTTGAGAACAGAAAACTGCTCGATAGCAAAAACGTACTTGCGATTAATGTAATGGCCTCTCCGGGGGCGGGTAAAACGAGCGTGATTTTGCAGACCATCGCCAGCCTTAAGGACAAAATAAGGATCGGGGTCATCGAAGGCGATGTCAGCTCCAGCGTGGACGCGGACAGAATAGCTCAGGAGAACGTGCCGGTACTGCAGATTAACACCGGCGGAGAATGTCACCTTGATGCAAACATGATAAAGCGTGCTCTCAATGAGATTCCGCTTGACGATATCGATGTTCTGTTTATCGAGAACATAGGCAATCTCATCTGCACCGCCGAATTCAAGATAGGCGCGCATAAGAACCTCGTCATCGCCAGCGTTCCTGAGGGCGACGACAAACCGTTGAAGTATCCGTTGATGTTCACCATAGCCGATGTCATTCTGGTGAACAAGATCGATCTGCTGCCATATTCCAAATTTGACACCGAAGCGTATAGAAAATCGGTGACTGGACTTAATGACAAAGTGGAGATTTTTGAGATATCCTGCGCCACGGGACAGGGGCTGGAAGAGTGGCTGGGGTGGGTCAGGCATACGGCGGCGGAAATTGCCAGCAGTGACAGTCTATGA
- a CDS encoding FAD-binding protein encodes MDEKKKKIKKPRGVARLIPGKCIACGARCQVACPKDGVEMNDKGEPVFKPELCIGCTKCVKVCPSGAIEMYLTDEEKKLLAEWEAQRAAEGGAPKAEEDEEAKDVAHPQLKEYKGVWVFVEQSDGNAATVAWELMGIGGELAKKLNVELCAIVIGDNVKHLCDEAFSYGASKAYLVDDPVYKNYRTESYYKAVCHLVRKYKPEIVLVGATGLGRDLAGAVATDLLTGLTADCTGLAIDDKGFLMQTRPAFGGNIMATIMTERTRPQMSTVRPHVMPMPPCDKGLKGTIIVEPSPVKENDILVKVLQIIEDSRQGADAIDVSAADVIVAGGRGMLSKENFGILQELADELGGVVGCSRAAVEAGFMPVERQVGQTGKTVRPKIYIACAISGAIQHLVGMQDSDVIIAVNRDHHAPIFEVATYGIVGDVFQVIPAITKRLKNLKQQKVAC; translated from the coding sequence ATGGACGAAAAGAAAAAGAAAATAAAGAAACCGCGTGGCGTAGCCAGGCTCATACCGGGCAAGTGCATCGCTTGCGGCGCCCGTTGTCAGGTGGCCTGTCCCAAAGACGGCGTGGAGATGAACGATAAGGGCGAACCGGTTTTCAAGCCCGAGCTTTGTATCGGCTGCACCAAGTGCGTCAAGGTCTGCCCTTCCGGCGCTATAGAGATGTACCTCACCGATGAGGAGAAGAAGCTGCTGGCGGAGTGGGAGGCGCAGAGGGCCGCCGAGGGCGGGGCACCCAAGGCGGAGGAAGATGAAGAAGCAAAAGATGTCGCTCATCCGCAGTTAAAAGAATACAAGGGCGTCTGGGTTTTCGTTGAGCAGAGCGATGGCAATGCGGCCACGGTGGCATGGGAGCTGATGGGGATCGGCGGCGAGCTGGCTAAGAAGCTGAACGTTGAGTTGTGCGCCATCGTCATCGGCGATAACGTGAAACATCTCTGCGATGAGGCTTTCTCCTACGGGGCGTCCAAGGCGTATCTTGTCGACGATCCTGTCTATAAGAACTATCGCACCGAATCTTATTACAAGGCTGTGTGCCATCTGGTGCGCAAGTACAAACCTGAGATCGTGCTGGTGGGGGCGACCGGACTGGGCCGCGACCTGGCCGGGGCGGTGGCCACCGATCTGCTAACAGGACTGACGGCTGACTGCACGGGACTGGCCATTGACGATAAAGGATTCCTGATGCAGACCCGTCCCGCTTTCGGCGGCAATATCATGGCCACCATCATGACGGAGAGAACGAGGCCGCAGATGTCTACCGTGCGCCCGCATGTGATGCCGATGCCTCCATGCGACAAGGGGCTCAAAGGTACCATCATCGTCGAGCCGTCTCCGGTTAAAGAGAACGACATACTGGTAAAGGTACTTCAGATAATCGAGGACAGCAGGCAGGGAGCGGATGCGATAGATGTATCGGCTGCGGACGTTATCGTCGCGGGCGGACGCGGCATGCTCAGTAAAGAGAATTTCGGCATCCTGCAGGAGCTGGCCGACGAGCTGGGCGGCGTTGTCGGCTGCTCGCGCGCCGCGGTGGAGGCCGGGTTCATGCCCGTCGAACGCCAGGTGGGACAGACGGGCAAGACGGTGCGGCCCAAGATATACATCGCCTGCGCCATAAGCGGCGCCATTCAGCACCTGGTGGGCATGCAGGATTCGGATGTGATCATAGCGGTCAACAGGGATCACCACGCCCCGATATTCGAGGTTGCGACGTACGGGATCGTCGGCGACGTGTTCCAGGTGATACCGGCTATCACCAAGCGTCTCAAAAATTTGAAGCAACAAAAGGTGGCTTGCTAG
- the fdhF gene encoding formate dehydrogenase subunit alpha, producing MERVLTTCEFCGCGCNFYLGVEGGRVAAVYPSTSHDVSHGKLCIKGWQGHEYIHSPERLTTPLIRQGDNFKEASWDEAYKLIATKLDKIKKESGSDSIAVLTSAKCTNEENYLLQKFTRAVIGTNNIDHCARLUHSSTVAGLATTFGSGAMTNSINEIGEAEVILAIGSNTTEQHPLVSHQIIKAVKKGTKLIVADPRKTQVAKLAGLYMSLKPGSDVALLNGMMNYIISEGLYDKQFVETRTEGFEELKKAVSDCTPQKASEITGIPVGDIISAAKTYAGSKKSSIIYCMGVTQHVTGVDNVMSCANLAMLTGNVGKPSTGVNPLRGQSNVQGACDMGGLPNVFTGYQAVNNDELRQKFEKVWGVTLSPKPGFTATQMIECAADGRLKAMYIMGENPMVSDPDSNHTEHALKKLEFLVVQDIFLTETAKLAHVVLPGVSPAEKDGTFSNTERRVQRIRKAIDPIGNSRPDWQIICELSRQMGYKMDYASPEEIMKEIAKLTPSYGGITYSRLENGGLAWPCPTTEHPGTPYLHKDKFARGLGKFMPITYKQPAELPDGEYPFMLTTGRTGFHYHTGTMTRRVPILDREVPGSYVEISKSDATKLGIRNGAMTKVSSRRGQIVVKAKVVDTIQEGLVFIPFHFAEAAANRLTAANLDPVAKIPEYKVCAVKLERN from the coding sequence TTGGAAAGGGTCTTAACCACCTGCGAGTTTTGCGGGTGCGGTTGTAACTTTTATCTCGGGGTGGAAGGCGGCAGGGTGGCTGCGGTTTATCCTAGTACCTCACATGATGTAAGCCACGGCAAGTTGTGCATCAAGGGATGGCAGGGTCACGAATATATTCACAGCCCGGAACGGCTGACGACGCCTCTCATCAGACAGGGCGATAATTTCAAGGAAGCGTCGTGGGATGAAGCCTATAAGCTGATTGCAACAAAACTCGACAAGATCAAGAAAGAATCAGGCAGCGATTCCATCGCCGTTCTCACATCCGCGAAATGCACTAACGAAGAAAACTATCTTTTACAGAAGTTCACACGTGCCGTTATCGGCACGAACAACATCGACCATTGCGCCCGTCTTTGACACTCTTCCACTGTGGCCGGTCTGGCCACAACATTTGGAAGCGGCGCAATGACCAACTCCATTAATGAGATCGGCGAAGCCGAAGTAATCCTTGCTATCGGCTCCAACACTACAGAACAGCACCCGCTGGTTTCGCATCAGATAATTAAGGCGGTTAAAAAGGGCACAAAGCTTATAGTGGCCGATCCGAGAAAAACACAGGTGGCTAAACTAGCCGGGTTATACATGAGCCTCAAGCCCGGTTCGGATGTGGCCTTGCTCAACGGTATGATGAACTACATCATCTCCGAAGGTTTATATGATAAGCAGTTCGTCGAGACGCGCACGGAGGGGTTTGAGGAGCTAAAGAAAGCAGTATCTGATTGCACTCCGCAGAAGGCTTCCGAGATCACCGGCATACCTGTCGGCGACATTATAAGTGCGGCTAAAACGTATGCAGGGAGCAAGAAGAGCTCAATAATTTATTGCATGGGTGTTACTCAGCATGTAACAGGCGTTGATAATGTTATGTCATGCGCCAACCTGGCGATGCTGACCGGTAACGTTGGCAAGCCCTCAACAGGAGTGAATCCGCTGCGCGGACAGAGTAATGTCCAGGGTGCCTGCGACATGGGCGGCCTGCCCAACGTTTTCACCGGTTATCAGGCAGTCAATAACGACGAGCTCCGCCAGAAGTTCGAAAAAGTCTGGGGAGTAACGCTATCCCCCAAGCCTGGATTCACCGCTACTCAGATGATAGAGTGCGCGGCGGACGGTCGGCTGAAAGCCATGTACATTATGGGAGAGAATCCCATGGTGTCAGATCCCGACAGTAATCATACTGAGCACGCATTAAAGAAATTAGAGTTTCTTGTAGTACAGGATATATTCTTAACGGAAACGGCAAAGCTGGCTCACGTAGTATTACCGGGGGTCTCGCCTGCCGAGAAGGATGGCACATTCAGCAATACCGAGAGAAGGGTGCAAAGGATCAGAAAGGCTATCGATCCCATCGGTAACAGCAGGCCGGACTGGCAGATCATATGTGAGCTTTCCAGACAGATGGGTTACAAGATGGATTACGCATCTCCAGAGGAAATCATGAAGGAGATTGCTAAACTGACTCCGTCGTATGGCGGCATAACCTACAGCCGGTTGGAGAACGGCGGTCTGGCCTGGCCGTGTCCGACGACAGAACATCCTGGGACTCCCTATCTTCATAAGGATAAATTCGCGCGCGGTCTGGGTAAATTCATGCCTATAACGTACAAACAGCCGGCGGAATTGCCGGACGGCGAGTATCCGTTCATGCTCACAACGGGGCGCACCGGATTCCACTATCATACCGGCACGATGACGAGAAGGGTTCCGATACTGGACAGGGAAGTGCCGGGAAGCTATGTGGAAATAAGCAAGAGTGACGCTACAAAGCTTGGAATAAGAAACGGCGCGATGACGAAAGTATCATCGAGAAGAGGCCAGATAGTAGTTAAAGCTAAGGTCGTCGATACAATTCAGGAAGGGCTGGTTTTCATTCCTTTCCACTTCGCGGAAGCTGCAGCTAATAGACTTACCGCCGCCAATCTGGACCCGGTGGCCAAGATACCGGAATACAAAGTATGCGCGGTTAAGCTGGAGAGGAATTAG
- a CDS encoding formate/nitrite transporter family protein: protein MPFKSPKEIAEAACSAGTAKTQLPWGKMLVLGILAGAYIAFGAQLAVTAAAGDWATNLGMPGIQKFIFGGVFPVGLMLVVIAGSELFTGNCAIPVLSCMSGKAKIGGLLKNWFFVYIGNFIGALIVAYLLAHMTGLFAASPWHEYIGTIASKKVSLGWDQAFLRGIGCNWLVCLAVWMAISSDSIIGKVWAIWWPIMAFVALGYEHSVANMFFIPAGIFEGAAVTWGDFIVKNLIPVTLGNIVGAAVFVSGAYWYVYMRTGKQKAQQPPAAK from the coding sequence ATGCCATTCAAATCACCTAAAGAGATCGCAGAGGCGGCGTGTTCTGCAGGTACTGCGAAAACACAGCTCCCCTGGGGCAAGATGCTGGTGCTCGGCATTCTGGCCGGTGCTTACATCGCTTTCGGGGCGCAGCTTGCGGTTACGGCTGCCGCCGGCGATTGGGCTACAAATCTAGGCATGCCGGGTATTCAAAAATTCATCTTCGGCGGCGTGTTCCCTGTAGGACTCATGTTGGTGGTCATTGCCGGGTCGGAGCTTTTCACCGGCAACTGTGCCATACCCGTGCTTTCATGCATGAGCGGCAAAGCTAAAATCGGAGGCTTGCTGAAAAACTGGTTCTTCGTTTACATCGGCAACTTTATCGGCGCCTTGATCGTAGCTTATTTACTGGCGCATATGACTGGACTATTTGCGGCATCACCCTGGCATGAGTACATCGGTACTATCGCGAGCAAGAAAGTCTCCCTGGGCTGGGACCAGGCATTTCTGCGCGGCATAGGTTGTAACTGGCTGGTTTGTCTTGCAGTGTGGATGGCCATCAGCAGCGACAGCATCATAGGCAAGGTATGGGCCATATGGTGGCCAATCATGGCTTTCGTTGCTCTCGGTTACGAACACAGCGTGGCCAACATGTTCTTTATCCCGGCCGGTATTTTTGAAGGCGCAGCTGTTACCTGGGGCGACTTCATCGTGAAAAACCTCATCCCGGTTACCCTTGGTAATATCGTAGGCGCTGCGGTTTTTGTATCCGGTGCATACTGGTATGTATACATGAGAACCGGTAAACAAAAGGCACAGCAGCCGCCAGCGGCAAAGTAG
- a CDS encoding ABC transporter ATP-binding protein: MIKVQKLTKTYNMGKVKVKALDGVSFNVVNGDMLAIMGKSGSGKSTLLRQMGLLDLPTTGRIFLGRYDVTRLAESERARLRLKYLGYVFQEYALLGELTAHQNVYLPGMMLNHKGKDYKKRAVELLKLVGLGKRVSHYPKELSGGEQQRVAIARALINSPKVLLADEPCANLDTISSGRVMETLARLNQDMKITIVFVSHDPGDRQYARHILTLGDGKVIARDGGTA, from the coding sequence ATGATCAAAGTACAAAAGCTGACTAAAACCTATAACATGGGTAAAGTGAAGGTTAAAGCGCTGGATGGCGTCTCCTTCAATGTTGTGAATGGCGATATGCTTGCTATCATGGGCAAAAGCGGCTCGGGGAAATCGACGCTTCTCAGGCAGATGGGGCTGCTGGACCTTCCGACAACGGGGAGGATATTCCTCGGTCGATATGATGTGACACGACTCGCTGAGAGCGAGAGAGCCCGGCTGCGTCTGAAATATCTGGGCTACGTTTTCCAGGAGTATGCCCTTCTTGGCGAACTGACCGCGCATCAGAACGTGTATTTACCCGGCATGATGCTGAACCACAAAGGTAAAGACTACAAGAAACGCGCTGTCGAGTTATTGAAGCTGGTGGGCCTGGGCAAAAGAGTCAGCCATTATCCTAAAGAGCTGTCCGGGGGTGAGCAGCAGCGGGTGGCCATCGCCCGGGCTTTAATCAACAGCCCAAAGGTTCTTCTGGCCGACGAGCCCTGTGCCAATCTGGATACCATCTCCAGCGGCAGGGTTATGGAAACGCTGGCCAGGCTGAATCAGGATATGAAAATCACCATCGTCTTCGTGTCCCATGATCCCGGAGACAGGCAGTACGCCCGGCATATTCTGACGCTGGGAGACGGCAAGGTCATCGCGCGTGACGGTGGAACGGCATGA
- a CDS encoding (Fe-S)-binding protein, with protein sequence MSVSTVIFIVVFIAAVTLFISSCYSRFRLVAMGKPDNRFKEIGRRIWNMIYYPFSQRCTISRSYRFGINHALLFWSFMLLLIANTEFLLHGLVPNTIALSKLPSGAYHALAMIFDIVSVLVLVAIVAAVARRFLFPPKFIEARSRDAFIILGLIATLMIAFFFTHGGEIAQGVEEAASYMPISNFVGTTILGGASQGAAETVADVFWWIHAIVLLSFLNYLPYSKHMHILTSIPNCFFRSIDKVTTQPREEFAKGNVYGAERVDQLTWKDLFDSYSCTECGRCSDNCPAANTGKQLQPRLLIHDIKVNLLTNGPLLLKKGEPVLPLIGDHHGGSVSEQVLWDCTTCGACMEVCPVFIEHVPKIVNMRRHLVEMKAKFPHELHNFFENIEGRSNPWGIAPEKRASWIQEAGAELFESGKTEYLFYVGCAGALDSRSKQVTLATTKVLNAAGVSWGVLGKDELCCGDSLRRLGNEFVFEDMAKKNVALFKEKGIKKIITQCPHCFSAFKNDYRQYDADIEVVHHTEFINSLIEQGKLKLNGGASLGKVVFHDSCYLGRYNSIYDQPRSAVAAATGQAPAEMDKNRSRAFCCGGGGGRMWLEENVGDRIYVARTEQALKQEPDTICTCCPYCMTMFEDGLKDKKVEDKVKVMDLSEIVAAALKQG encoded by the coding sequence GTGTCTGTAAGCACTGTGATATTTATAGTGGTATTCATAGCGGCGGTGACGCTGTTCATTTCGAGCTGCTATAGCCGTTTTCGACTTGTGGCTATGGGCAAGCCCGACAACCGCTTCAAAGAGATCGGCAGGCGCATATGGAACATGATCTATTACCCGTTCTCGCAGCGCTGCACCATCTCCCGCAGCTATCGCTTCGGCATCAACCACGCCCTGCTCTTCTGGAGCTTTATGCTGCTGCTCATCGCCAACACCGAGTTCCTGCTGCACGGTCTGGTGCCGAATACCATCGCCCTGTCGAAACTGCCTTCGGGAGCCTATCACGCGCTGGCCATGATATTCGATATTGTGTCGGTACTTGTACTGGTAGCCATCGTTGCCGCTGTTGCGCGGCGTTTCCTATTTCCGCCCAAGTTCATCGAGGCCAGAAGCCGCGACGCATTTATAATTTTAGGGCTCATCGCGACACTAATGATAGCGTTCTTCTTCACGCACGGCGGCGAGATCGCGCAGGGAGTTGAAGAGGCCGCGTCTTATATGCCGATATCGAATTTCGTCGGCACAACGATACTGGGTGGTGCTTCGCAGGGTGCAGCCGAGACGGTCGCGGACGTGTTCTGGTGGATACATGCGATCGTGCTTCTGTCGTTCCTCAACTACCTGCCCTACAGCAAGCATATGCATATTCTTACATCGATCCCGAACTGCTTCTTTCGCAGCATCGATAAAGTGACCACCCAGCCGCGCGAGGAGTTCGCGAAGGGCAATGTCTACGGCGCCGAGCGCGTCGATCAGCTTACATGGAAGGACCTGTTCGATTCGTACTCCTGCACCGAGTGCGGCCGCTGCTCCGATAACTGTCCGGCGGCAAATACGGGAAAGCAGCTGCAGCCGCGGCTGTTGATACATGATATCAAGGTGAATTTGCTTACAAACGGCCCCCTGCTGTTAAAAAAGGGCGAGCCGGTGTTGCCGCTGATAGGAGATCATCACGGCGGCAGCGTATCGGAACAGGTGCTCTGGGACTGTACCACCTGCGGCGCCTGCATGGAGGTCTGCCCTGTATTCATCGAGCACGTGCCGAAGATCGTGAACATGCGGCGGCATCTGGTTGAGATGAAGGCCAAGTTCCCTCACGAGCTGCATAATTTCTTCGAGAACATCGAAGGCCGCAGCAATCCGTGGGGCATAGCGCCTGAAAAGCGGGCGTCGTGGATTCAGGAAGCCGGCGCCGAGCTATTCGAATCAGGCAAGACCGAGTATCTGTTCTACGTGGGATGCGCCGGCGCGCTCGATTCGCGCAGCAAGCAGGTGACGCTGGCTACGACCAAGGTGCTCAATGCCGCCGGTGTCTCGTGGGGAGTCCTGGGCAAGGACGAGCTGTGCTGCGGCGACAGCCTGCGGCGTCTGGGCAACGAATTTGTCTTTGAGGATATGGCCAAGAAGAACGTCGCCTTATTTAAGGAGAAGGGCATCAAGAAGATAATTACGCAGTGTCCCCATTGCTTCAGCGCCTTCAAGAACGACTATCGGCAGTACGATGCTGATATCGAAGTCGTACATCATACCGAGTTTATCAATAGTCTGATTGAGCAGGGCAAGCTCAAGCTGAACGGCGGCGCTAGCCTGGGCAAGGTCGTTTTTCACGATTCATGCTATCTGGGGCGTTATAACTCGATCTACGATCAGCCGCGAAGTGCTGTTGCTGCCGCGACGGGACAGGCTCCCGCCGAGATGGATAAGAACAGGTCGAGGGCTTTCTGCTGCGGCGGAGGCGGAGGACGCATGTGGTTGGAGGAAAATGTCGGCGATCGTATTTATGTAGCCCGCACCGAACAGGCGCTGAAGCAGGAGCCGGATACGATCTGTACCTGTTGTCCTTATTGCATGACCATGTTCGAGGATGGTCTCAAGGATAAGAAGGTGGAGGACAAGGTCAAGGTCATGGACCTTTCAGAGATCGTGGCTGCCGCTTTGAAGCAGGGTTAG
- a CDS encoding NifU family protein, with product MRDKVEEALKKIRPSLQADGGDVELVDVKDGVVSVRLQGACHGCPMAAMTLQQGIARILKEQVPEVKEVVSV from the coding sequence ATGAGGGATAAGGTGGAGGAAGCTTTAAAGAAGATAAGGCCTTCGCTTCAGGCTGACGGTGGAGATGTTGAACTGGTTGATGTTAAGGACGGCGTCGTGAGCGTGCGGCTCCAGGGCGCTTGCCACGGGTGCCCGATGGCGGCTATGACGTTGCAGCAGGGTATCGCCCGTATATTGAAGGAGCAGGTGCCTGAAGTTAAAGAAGTGGTATCCGTATAG
- a CDS encoding 4Fe-4S dicluster domain-containing protein: MSEMKIISKGNLADFLKALNGDREVIVSSIENGTLIMGNMGSVKMETGFNGRPLIPPKEYFFPQREKIFTFNAKDPKKVDIVAHTNDAKRVIWGLRPCDLYGIKTLDEIYMSNYVDTYYKARRDNTVLMGLNCNEPCDTCFCDSTKTGPFASEAFDVMFTDLGDKYLVNIGSDKGKKAIEKGSKLFGAATDADKAKAADLEKKSKGAFKRSVRSAEAKKKLPGSWDDKLWSEESLPCILCGGCNFVCPTCHCFNIEDINEGDGVSTRVRYWDSCQLGGFTQMAAENTREHQSERLRQRIFHKCVYTPDKYNGVPGCTGCGRCIEVCPADIDITHILGRVTSK; encoded by the coding sequence ATGAGCGAGATGAAGATTATAAGCAAAGGCAATCTGGCCGATTTCCTGAAGGCTTTGAACGGCGACCGTGAGGTCATAGTGTCGTCCATCGAAAACGGCACCCTCATAATGGGCAACATGGGTTCCGTTAAGATGGAGACAGGTTTCAACGGGCGGCCGTTGATTCCTCCCAAGGAATACTTCTTCCCGCAGCGCGAGAAGATATTTACTTTCAACGCCAAGGATCCAAAGAAGGTAGACATCGTGGCTCATACCAACGACGCCAAGCGCGTGATATGGGGTTTGCGCCCCTGCGACCTTTACGGTATCAAGACCCTGGACGAGATATACATGTCCAACTACGTGGATACCTACTATAAGGCGCGGCGGGACAATACCGTACTTATGGGGCTTAACTGCAACGAGCCCTGCGATACGTGCTTCTGCGATTCAACTAAGACGGGTCCTTTCGCTAGTGAAGCGTTCGATGTTATGTTCACTGACCTCGGAGACAAATACCTGGTGAACATCGGGAGCGATAAAGGCAAGAAGGCAATCGAAAAGGGCTCGAAGCTGTTCGGCGCCGCTACCGATGCCGACAAGGCGAAGGCGGCCGATCTGGAGAAGAAGAGCAAGGGCGCTTTTAAGCGCTCGGTGCGCTCGGCCGAGGCCAAGAAGAAGCTGCCGGGTTCGTGGGACGACAAACTGTGGTCGGAGGAGTCCCTGCCCTGTATCCTCTGCGGCGGCTGTAACTTTGTATGTCCCACCTGTCACTGCTTCAATATAGAGGACATCAATGAAGGCGACGGCGTCAGCACCAGGGTTCGCTACTGGGACAGCTGCCAGCTCGGCGGCTTCACCCAGATGGCGGCGGAAAATACACGGGAACATCAGTCGGAAAGGCTGCGCCAGAGGATATTCCACAAATGCGTATATACTCCGGACAAGTATAACGGAGTGCCCGGCTGCACCGGCTGCGGGCGATGCATAGAGGTGTGTCCCGCCGATATAGACATCACCCATATCCTGGGGAGGGTTACATCGAAATGA
- a CDS encoding FAD/NAD(P)-binding protein — MTENIYAPHLITIKKIRDEAENIKTFTLEFNEPEMRKSFAYRPGQFGEVTIFGVGEAPISITSSPSMKGYLELSVAGVGKVSRAMHQKKEGDVIGFRGPYGNTFPFDEVAGKDILFVAGGIGLAPLRSLINQMFAEREKFKKISILYGCRYPKMMCFMDDLDRWGKVPNSEVLRTVDTDPEKNWCENIGVVGSLLSKINIDLKNTVAFVCGPPIMIHFVILDLLKLGFAGDKIITTMERRMECGLGKCGHCNIGEKYVCFDGPVYSYQQLKELGEEI; from the coding sequence ATGACTGAGAACATTTATGCTCCTCATTTGATAACTATAAAAAAGATACGTGACGAAGCCGAAAACATTAAGACATTCACCCTGGAGTTCAACGAGCCGGAGATGCGCAAGTCATTTGCCTATCGTCCCGGCCAGTTCGGCGAGGTCACCATATTCGGCGTCGGCGAGGCCCCTATCTCCATCACTTCGTCGCCGTCGATGAAAGGCTATCTGGAATTGAGCGTAGCCGGAGTTGGCAAAGTTAGCCGCGCCATGCACCAGAAAAAGGAAGGCGACGTCATCGGTTTCAGGGGCCCTTACGGCAATACCTTCCCGTTCGATGAAGTAGCCGGCAAGGATATCCTGTTCGTGGCCGGCGGCATCGGTCTGGCGCCTCTGCGCTCGCTGATCAATCAGATGTTCGCCGAGAGGGAGAAATTCAAGAAGATAAGCATTCTCTACGGCTGCAGGTATCCCAAGATGATGTGCTTCATGGACGACCTCGATAGATGGGGCAAGGTGCCCAACAGCGAGGTTCTGCGCACCGTGGATACCGATCCGGAGAAGAATTGGTGCGAGAACATCGGCGTGGTCGGCTCGCTGCTGTCCAAGATCAACATCGACCTGAAGAACACCGTGGCTTTTGTCTGCGGCCCGCCGATAATGATACACTTCGTTATCCTGGACCTGCTGAAGCTGGGCTTCGCCGGGGACAAGATAATCACGACTATGGAGCGAAGGATGGAGTGCGGCCTGGGCAAATGCGGCCACTGCAACATCGGTGAAAAATACGTGTGTTTTGACGGACCGGTGTACTCTTATCAGCAATTAAAAGAACTGGGTGAAGAGATTTAA
- a CDS encoding cyclic nucleotide-binding domain-containing protein: protein MEKLGVLKKATEYWVKADVLPKANKGLLEKLASLCTLKTYEAGEIIAKEGKKANNLYLIAEGTASIIVGLGKTYERQIQTASKFELVGWSAVVPPYSYKGSVRVEKKLTALVFNGQALRDLSQNDPVLGCVVYQWITSALSQRLHNAFLQLTNVT, encoded by the coding sequence GTGGAAAAGTTAGGAGTACTAAAAAAAGCTACTGAGTACTGGGTTAAAGCTGATGTACTGCCGAAGGCTAACAAAGGACTGCTTGAGAAGTTAGCGAGTTTGTGTACACTGAAGACATATGAAGCTGGGGAGATTATAGCCAAGGAAGGGAAAAAAGCTAACAATCTGTATTTAATTGCGGAAGGTACGGCATCGATTATTGTAGGACTTGGAAAGACCTACGAACGGCAGATACAAACCGCTTCTAAGTTCGAACTAGTTGGCTGGTCGGCGGTGGTTCCGCCATATTCATATAAAGGTTCAGTTAGGGTTGAAAAGAAGTTAACCGCGCTGGTCTTTAACGGACAAGCTTTACGCGATTTATCCCAAAACGATCCTGTTTTGGGCTGTGTAGTTTATCAATGGATTACTAGCGCACTTTCCCAGAGGCTGCATAACGCGTTTTTACAGCTTACGAATGTTACTTAA